From Homo sapiens chromosome 6, GRCh38.p14 Primary Assembly, the proteins below share one genomic window:
- the MRPL14 gene encoding large ribosomal subunit protein uL14m isoform b (isoform b is encoded by transcript variant 4), with translation MNFATDLSWDPMAFFTGLWGPFTCVSRVLSHHCFSTTGSLSAIQKMTRVRVVDNSALGNSPYHRAPRCIHVYKKNGVGKVGDQILLAIKGQKKKALIVGHCMPGPRMTPRFDSNNVVLIEDNGNPVGTRIKTPIPTSLRKREGEYSKVLAIAQNFV, from the exons GATCTATCTTGGGATCCCATGGCTTTCTTTACTGGGCTCTGGGGCCCCTTCACCTGTGTAAGCAGAGTGCTGAGCCATCACTGTTTCAG CACCACTGGGAGTCTGAGTGCGATTCAGAAGATGACGCGGGTACGAGTGGTGGACAACAGTGCCCTGGGGAACAGCCCATACCATCGGGCTCCTCGCTGCATCCATGTCTATAAGAAGAATGGAGTGGGCAAGGTGGGCGACCAGATACTACTGGCCATCAAGGGACAGAAGAAAAAGGCGCTCATTGTGGGGCACTGCATGCCTGGCCCCCGAATGACCCCCAGATTCGACTCCAACAACGTGGTCCTCATTGAGGACAACGGGAACCCTGTGGGGACACGAATTAAGACACCCATCCCCACCAGCCTGCGCAAGCGGGAAGGCGAGTATTCCAAGGTGCTGGCCATTGCTCAGAACTTTGTGTGA
- the MRPL14 gene encoding large ribosomal subunit protein uL14m isoform a precursor (isoform a precursor is encoded by transcript variant 1): protein MAFFTGLWGPFTCVSRVLSHHCFSTTGSLSAIQKMTRVRVVDNSALGNSPYHRAPRCIHVYKKNGVGKVGDQILLAIKGQKKKALIVGHCMPGPRMTPRFDSNNVVLIEDNGNPVGTRIKTPIPTSLRKREGEYSKVLAIAQNFV from the exons ATGGCTTTCTTTACTGGGCTCTGGGGCCCCTTCACCTGTGTAAGCAGAGTGCTGAGCCATCACTGTTTCAG CACCACTGGGAGTCTGAGTGCGATTCAGAAGATGACGCGGGTACGAGTGGTGGACAACAGTGCCCTGGGGAACAGCCCATACCATCGGGCTCCTCGCTGCATCCATGTCTATAAGAAGAATGGAGTGGGCAAGGTGGGCGACCAGATACTACTGGCCATCAAGGGACAGAAGAAAAAGGCGCTCATTGTGGGGCACTGCATGCCTGGCCCCCGAATGACCCCCAGATTCGACTCCAACAACGTGGTCCTCATTGAGGACAACGGGAACCCTGTGGGGACACGAATTAAGACACCCATCCCCACCAGCCTGCGCAAGCGGGAAGGCGAGTATTCCAAGGTGCTGGCCATTGCTCAGAACTTTGTGTGA
- the MRPL14 gene encoding large ribosomal subunit protein uL14m isoform d (isoform d is encoded by transcript variant 6): MTRVRVVDNSALGNSPYHRAPRCIHVYKKNGVGKVGDQILLAIKGQKKKALIVGHCMPGPRMTPRFDSNNVVLIEDNGNPVGTRIKTPIPTSLRKREGEYSKVLAIAQNFV; this comes from the coding sequence ATGACGCGGGTACGAGTGGTGGACAACAGTGCCCTGGGGAACAGCCCATACCATCGGGCTCCTCGCTGCATCCATGTCTATAAGAAGAATGGAGTGGGCAAGGTGGGCGACCAGATACTACTGGCCATCAAGGGACAGAAGAAAAAGGCGCTCATTGTGGGGCACTGCATGCCTGGCCCCCGAATGACCCCCAGATTCGACTCCAACAACGTGGTCCTCATTGAGGACAACGGGAACCCTGTGGGGACACGAATTAAGACACCCATCCCCACCAGCCTGCGCAAGCGGGAAGGCGAGTATTCCAAGGTGCTGGCCATTGCTCAGAACTTTGTGTGA